The following coding sequences are from one Triticum dicoccoides isolate Atlit2015 ecotype Zavitan chromosome 4A, WEW_v2.0, whole genome shotgun sequence window:
- the LOC119289643 gene encoding homeobox-leucine zipper protein HOX2-like has translation MMHHAAGLDLGLGLGLGLASQGSLTSSTTTASSSPASQAHAQHWTAAFSSVVGAQEYERQQLLHRKEEPGMRPSTSPESGVSAGTKRGLERTGSGVSPATGSDEDDDGAGGRKKLRLSKDQAAVLEECFKMHSTLNPKQKTALANRLGLRPRQVEVWFQNRRARTKLKQTEVDCEYMKRWCEQLAEQNRRLEKEVAELRALKAAPPAHNGAAAGPLTTLTMCLSCKRVASTSSASACNVPSFSANAGIGMPMPSLEERPFLCGFRDTGVTYGGSSGLAKVVKPAR, from the exons ATGATGCATCACGCCGCGGGTCTCGACCTGGGCCTCGGCCTCGGGCTCGGGCTCGCCTCCCAGGGCAGCCTCACGTCCTCCACCACCACCGCATCCTCCTCCCCGGCCTCGCAGGCGCACGCGCAGCACTGGACCGCCGCTTTCAGCTCCGTCGTCGGCGCGCAGGAGTACGAGCGGCAGCAGCTGCTGCATAGGAAGGAGGAGCCGGGGATGAGGCCGTCCACGTCGCCCGAGAGCGGCGTCAGCGCCGGGACCAAGAGGGGCCTGGAGCGCACCGGCTCCGGCGTCTCCCCCGCCACGGGCAGCGACGAGGACGACGACGGCGCCGGCGGCCGCAAGAAGCTCAGGCTCTCCAAGGACCAGGCCGCCGTCCTCGAGGAGTGCTTCAAGATGCACAGCACGCTCAACCCC AAGCAGAAGACGGCGCTGGCGAACCGGCTGGGGCTGCGGCCGCGGCAGGTGGAGGTGTGGTTCCAGAACCGCCGCGCGCGCACCAAACTCAAGCAGACGGAGGTGGACTGCGAGTACATGAAGCGCTGGTGCGAGCAGCTCGCCGAGCAGAACCGCCGCCTCGAGAAGGAGGTGGCCGAGCTCAGGGCGCTCAAGGCCGCACCGCCGGCGCATAACGGCGCCGCGGCGGGGCCCCTCACCACCCTCACCATGTGCCTCTCCTGCAAGCGCGTCGCATCCACGTCCTCCGCCTCGGCCTGCAACGTGCCCAGCTTTTCCGCCAATGCCGGCATCGGCATGCCAATGCCATCCCTCGAAGAACGGCCGTTCTTGTGTGGGTTCAGAGACACCGGAGTGACGTACGGCGGCTCTTCGGGGCTCGCGAAGGTGGTCAAGCCGGCCAGATAG